ATGAATACAATAGCATATCAGTATGAAAATATACAAAATAGGTTAAAGAGATCAGCAGGCCAAATAAATGGAATTGTCAATATGATTGATGAAGAGCGTCCTTGTGAAGAGGTCGTCATACAGTTATCTGCTGTCAGAGCAAGTCTTGATAAGGCAATAAAGTTAGTTATTGCTGAAAATATTAGAAATTGTTCAGAAGCAGAAACAGGATCTGAGCAATATCAAAAGGCACTTGAACTGTTAGTTAGAGTTAAATAGATAGGAACATTAAAATTTAATATGAAAATTTAACAAATTAGAAATGCCACCGTAAAAATAGAGTATAGTGATCAAACCTTCTTAGTGGATCCCATGCTTTCTAAAAAAGAAACACTGGCTGCTCGTATACTGAAAATCCGGACCGCTTTATTTCT
The DNA window shown above is from Leuconostoc mesenteroides subsp. mesenteroides ATCC 8293 and carries:
- a CDS encoding metal-sensitive transcriptional regulator codes for the protein MNTIAYQYENIQNRLKRSAGQINGIVNMIDEERPCEEVVIQLSAVRASLDKAIKLVIAENIRNCSEAETGSEQYQKALELLVRVK